The Odocoileus virginianus isolate 20LAN1187 ecotype Illinois chromosome 24, Ovbor_1.2, whole genome shotgun sequence nucleotide sequence aaaacacaaatatttaataatctgCTGGCTGCTGTCATGGCAGGAAAAGTCAGATGTTTTTCGGCAGCCAACTGGACTCTCTGGAGATTGGGAAAATCCAGCTTTATGTAACAGTAGTGCCTTGCCCACTACGGGATGGAAACGTCTAGAAGTTACTTGTTAACACCCCAGTCTCTCCTAGGCCCCCCactcacacctgcacacacacaggtcACCTGCTTCCACCACATCtggtttcccttctcttcctccactctcctgccctgcccttctcttTCCAGTCTCCTAAGATGACTGCATGCCCAGCTGGCAAGGCACTTTGAAGATGAAACATGCTGAGTCCCTTACAGCCCAGGAACTGGCATCCTTTACACAGAAGAGGGTGCGGGCCACTATTAAAGCACATTCTAGAGAGGCGTTGAACTCAGCTAGCCACACAAGCCCATAAAGTGCAAATTGCCACAACGGCATCTGCATAGCCAAGCCCCTTCCGACCTGAGCATAAATAGGACCCCGGCTCTTTGAGGAGGACATTGGAGTTTCCACAAGACTCCAGCTCTCCTCTCCTGTACTCTGCAACCTACACCTCCAGAAGGATCATGACCTGCGGATCAGGATTCCGTGGCCGCGCCTTCAGCTGCGTCTCCGCCTGCGGACCTCGGCCCGGCCGCTGCTGCATCACGGCCGCCCCCTACCGCGGCATCTCTTGCTACCGCGGCCTCACCGGGGGCTTCGGCAGCCGCAGCGTCTGCGGGGGCTTCCGTACTGGCTCCTTTGGCCGCAGCTTCGGGTACCGCTCCGGCGGCGTGGGCGGCCTTAGCCCTCCCTGCATCACCACCGTGTCCGTCAATGAGAGCCTCCTCACGCCCCTCAACCTGGAGATCGACCCTAATGCGCAGTGCgtgaagcaagaggagaaggagcagaTCAAGTGTCTCAACAACAGATTCGCTGCCTTCATCGACAAGGTGGGTGTCCTTGATCACACCCTTCCTGAACCTTTCCTTCCTGGGTGGGCACTCAAGGGTTAGTCAGGGGGCAGGAGAGATGTGGGCCAGGTGAGCCCCCAGGctgatggaggagacagacaCACTTCCAGGGTACAGACAGACCAGAGAGATGAGTCTAGATCAGGGGCTCCTGATTAGAGCACTGATATTATTTACAACCTCTGTCCAGACAGGCAAGGGCCCTACACACAGACCAGGACAAGGCTTGGAACCACATGTCAGAGAAGAAAGCATACATGCAAACAAGACTCAACAAATGCACACAAGATATAGGAACAGAACCACAGTTCAGCCTTTGAGTGGGTGTCCTTGATCACACCTATTCTAAACCCACCCATACTAAACTTGGGCTGGGCACTGATGGGGCAGTCAAATGCAAAAAGAACTCTACTTGGCTCCCAACCACATGTCATCTAGACTCAGCAGGTCAGGATAACTCACTTGACCTGAGGAGGGAATGATCTTTCCCAACCCCTTGCTCTCACCTCTAATATGGAAAATCCAAACATGATCACTATCTTGAAATCCAGAAGTTGCCTTGCTTTCACAGTTCCCTCTGTCTAATCTCTGCTGAGCTCTTGGTTtgcgttgttgttgttcagttcctcagttgtgtccgactctttgcgaccccatggattgcagcacaccagcttccctatccttcaccatctcccagagcttgctcaaactcatgtccattgagtcagtgatgcgatccaaccatctcatcttttatctcttccttctcctcttgccctcagtgtttcccagcatcagggtcttttccaatgagtcagctcttcacaacaagtggccaaagttttggagcttcagcttcagcatcagtcattccaataaatattcagggttgatttcctttaggattgactggtttgatctccttgcagcccaggggactctcaagagtctcctccatctccagagttcgaaaacatcaattcttcagcactcagacttctttaaggtccagctgtcacatccatatatgactactagaaaaaccttagctttgactaactatatggacctttgtcagaaaaagTACTGGTTTTGGAGTTTACCTTACAGCAATCAGCACCCTCCCCAGGCCGCTCCATCCCCCAAATAGGCTTGGGGGCAGTAGGAGCcatctgtcccctcccccaccccaaatggCAGGTGCGCTTCCTGGAGCAGCAGAACAAGCTGCTGGAGACCAAGCTGCAGTTCTACCAGAACCGCCAGTGCTGCGAGAGCAACCTCGAGCCCCTGTTCAATGGCTACATCGAGACGCTGAGGCGGGAGGCCGAGTGCGCAGAGGCCGACAGCGGGAGGCTGTCGTCGGAGCTCAACAGCCTGCAGGAGGTGCTGGAGGGCTACAAGAAGAGGTGAGTGTGGCTGAGGGTGATGTTGGGCACAGGAAATGGACATGGATTCAACCCACTGGATGAAATTGGAAAAGAACTTCAAAGAAGGGGGTGTGACCATGCAGGGCAAGCTGGTGGTATGCAGCAGGATCTTCCCATCAGGCAGTCGTTGCTCAGATGCCTATGAGGAGGGCCATGATTCTCTAGGaagtctctctcccctccttcaggCTTCTCTTCTCAAAGCTTGATCACCCAGCAAGAGTGCCCTGTGCTCTGTGGGGAGGAGGCATCTGCATTctcccaggcctggcccctgAGGCTCCCACCTGTAGCACCTGGATGTGATATGAGTCTCAATGTCTCTCAGGGCTGCCAGGTCCTGGGTCTCTGGGTGTCCCACTGTCTAGGTTGCTCTAGTGCTGATGGCCTCTGAGATTCATAGGTCCTCCCCCAGCTGAGCTAGGTTGGACACCCAGGTTGGGGGTGGCTGGGACTGCAGTGCCCCAGAGGGGCTGCTGTCCACTCCAGACTGGTGCTGAGTCCTTATTTTCCTCTAGAGGTGACCTCAGAGCAGTTTGGGCAGCAGGGCTGTGAGGTTCCAGAAGAGTCACCCCCAGGATCCCTCAATTCCAAGTGGAGAGAGAATCACAGACACACCCCAAGTCCAACCAGAGAGGACCCAGCAGGGCTGCCAGGAATCTGGCTATGTGGGGAGGTCCCTAATGTTGTCCCCTTCACTCCTGTGACATGGTGACCTCCCTCTGTCCTCTTCCCGCAGGTATGAGGAGGAAGTTGCTCTAAGAGCAACAGCCGAGAATGAGTTTGTGGCTCTGAAGAAGGTGAGTAACACAGAATTGGGAAGCATAGACATGAGGGATATCAGAATGACAAGCTCTTGCTGGGGAGATCTATGTTCTCAACCTCCCTGTGGGGTGCAGTGACCTTGCCAAGTCAGGATGGGAAATTCCCATAGACCAGGTCATGAAAGGCACATTCAAGGCTTTGACAAGGGCAGTAACCTTGGAAAATTCACTAGCACCCTGACCTGAAGCAGGGGTATGATTGAATTGATCTCTGGATGTTCTATGCTGCTTCGGAGTTGATAGTCTGTGAATGGGTTCCCATGGAGGCATGGTAGCTTCCGTCTCTCTGTTGAGGGATGGTGTTCTGTCTAGCGTTTCAGGAGTCTGGTTAAGAGGAGGGGCACAGTCCCAGGGTCTGGCAGGGAGGATGAAGCAGAGCCAACAGTGGCCAGGTGGAGTTTTGGAGGACTGTTGGGAAACAGGGAAGGGTCCAGGTGGTTGAGCAAGGGAGCCAGTCTGGCAAGCTTAGGGTAAAAAGAAGACATGGGAGGTAAGAGATCTCAGGTAGGAGGAGTGAAAGGTTAATGGTCCACCTCCAAGGCACAAGGCATTTGTTCTTAGAAGGGGAGGAGGTTGTGAGATGCCTCCAGGGAAGGGCAGCATGGAGATAAGACAGGAAGAGGAACACGGAATCCTTTCTCCCTCACCTCCATGTACTgtgtgaggagagagaggaattCAGGTGATGATCACCAGGGGTCCTCTTTGCTCAAAGACTTCCCCATCTTCCCAGGATGTGGACTGTGCCTACCTCCGCAAATCAGACCTTGAGGCCAATGTGGAGGCCCTGATTCAGGAGACTGACTTCCTTCGGCGACTATATGAGGAGGTGAGTGATTGTGGTCCAGGCAGAAAGCAGCAGCTAGCCTGGAAGAGAGGGCACTGATCTGTGATCAGAGTTGGACAGGGATTTGGgcaggagctacagtccatgaggctgtcAGAGGGGGCCAGGGCTGGAGACCAGAAAGGGCTGAGAAGGCTGGCACATGCTGTGGTGAGGGAAGCAAAGGTGTAAACAAGACACTTCCATCCTCCTGCCCCACCATCTGCAGGAGATCCGAGTTCTCCAAGCCCACATCTCAGACACCTCGGTCATCGTCAAGATGGACAACAGCCGGGACCTGAACATGGACAACATTGTGGCTGAGATCAAGGCTCAGTATGATGACATTGCCAGCCGCAGCCGGGCTGAGGCTGAGAGCTGGTACCGCAGCAAGGTGAGTGGTCCAGGTCATCTTCCTCCTAGACATTATGGAAGGGATGTGAGGTATATATTAATAGGATTTCTTTTGTCTGGGGATTCTGATCCCTAGAGGTGGTGAAAGAAGTACAGACAGCTCTCAGATTATAGTGGCAGGACAGGGCTGCCCTTATGGTTTCACAGGCTGTGCACTGGGCGACCTGAAATCATCCATGTTGTTCTGAATGGGTGGTACATCCCGTCCTGAGTTTCATGAGCCTTTCTGCTTCTCCATCCCCTTTCCCCACAACCAGTGTGAGGAGATCAAGGCCACAGTGATCCGGCATGGGGAGACCCTGCGCCGCACCAAGGAGGAGATCAATGAGCTGAACCGTGTGATCCAGAGGCTGACGGCTGAGGTCGAGAATGCCAAGTGCCAGGTAGGGTTTTTCTGAGGCCCACCCAGGGTCCCACAGGCAGTGTGTGTGCCCAACTGGATCTCACCATTCATTCTCCAGTCCATTTGCATGACTTGAGACCAAGGCTGTGGTTACTCAGGGAGCCCCAGGTGATGACGGGGAGAGGCCTGTTCCTGGGGTGATCCCTGTTGTGTGGAGAGACCACATTGTTCTCTCCTGGGCCCTTAGAACTCCAAGCTGGAGGCTGCAGTGACCCAGGCAGAGCAGCAGGGCGAGGCAGCCCTCACTGATGCCAAGTGCAAGCTGGCCGGGCTGGAGGAGGCCCTGCAGAAGGCCAAGCAGGACATGGCCTGCCTGCTCAAGGAGTACCAGGAGGTGATGAACTCCAAGCTGGGCCTGGACATTGAGATCGCCACCTACAGGCGCCTGCTGGAGGGCGAGGAGCAGAGGTGAGGACCATTCCAGCCTGGCTCTGACTACCCATTCCCACCCTTTACACAAATACCTGCCCTGATCCGGGCTGAGCAATGGCCAGGTCTGGGGCAAACCTATCATTTATCACtttgaggtggggtggggtatTCTGAGGACTCTTCCTTCTGACACTCTGCTCCTCCTTCTTACCACTCGTGGACCCCACTCCAAGAATTTGTGGAGCTCTCTTTGCAGCTCTGGCTGTCACtaatgttgccatttcctttttccctctcagACTGTGTGAAGGCGTTGGGTCCGTGAATGTCTGTGAGTATCCTAGGCCCTGTGTGGATGGGTTTACTCGCTTCCTGTAAAGGATGGAAGTAGTGTTTTCTCTGACACCTAAAAATGGCATCACAGGAAGAGGGATTTGGGGTCAGACAGCAGGAAGGACCACTTCTTTTGAACTAGAGTTGCTAAGATGCTTGGAGAGGGGAGGCGGCACCCTCGGCCCCCCAGAATTTTGACTCAGTCTTTGGGGTTCGCAGGTGTCAGCAGCTCCCGCGGCGGGGTCGTCTGCGGGGACCTCTGCGTGTCGGGCTCCCGGCCGGTGACGGGCAGCGTCTGCAGCGCCCCCTGCAGCGGGAACCTGGCGGTGAGCACCGGCCTGTGCGCGCCCTGCGGCCCCTGCAATTCCATCACGTCTTGCGGCCTGGGCGCGGGCGGCGTGGGCTCCTGCGGCATCAGCTCCTGCGGCGTGGGTTCCTGCGGCAGCGTCTGTCGCAAATGTTAGGCCTCCCATCTCAGGCCCTGCCCGGGCATCTCTCTCGCGCCGCCCGGCAGGGCCCGCCCTGCATGGCCCCGCCCCCTTCCCGCCCACCCCAGCTATGGGTGGAGCAAGCCCTAGGCTACTTCTCTCGTACTTGGAAAGGTCCGTCCCACTCCTGTCCTCTCCTCACGCCTGTGCTTAATGCCCTCTTCCTGGGTTCTGCCGCTCGCTCTGGGAAAGGCTACCCTAGAAAAAAGTCCCTTTGGTCACCACAGGAAGGGACCCCAGCGCAGGGAGGACCAAGACCCTACTTTGGGTTGTCGTGGGGCCAATGGCCAGAGTCCCCACCCTGTCCCAgcatctcccttccttctctgctgTGTTCATCTCTTCCAAGATCTGTGTTTCCAATAAACCAATGTAGCCAACCCTGAGCGTCGTCTGTACTTCTGTTATCCTCCTCAGGGTCGAGGTTTGAGAGGGTCCCCAAACATGAAGCAGACAGAGAAAGCCCCAGATCCGGGGTCTCCACTAGAGTCCTCTGTCCCTAGGCTCACAGCAGTCTCAGATTTAGCCAAGGACCGGTGCTAGGCCACTATAGCCTGTAATTTTATCCACACCACCTTCATGCCATAtcttgcagaggaagaaactagACCTAAGGGACCCACAGTAGCAGGGGCCAGGCCCTACCCTGAGTTCAGTGGCACACAGCTGGGGTTTGAACCTCGTTTGAATGTTTAGTGGTTATGTCACTAAGCCACAGCTGCCTCCCAGAAATCACCTCTGTACACATCTGTAAACTTAGGAATAGAGTCAACTGTCACTCAGAGCTTAAGGAAACATCACTCTTGGCTTtggtggagaagactcatgaCTAATTCATGAGAATTCTTTAAGGGGTGAATATATGAACATGACTTAAGCTTTCAAAAAGCCTTTGATatgactgcattttttttttaatggagtccTTTTGGGGTTTGGAGACCTGCCATCACTGATAAATTACCTCAAAGCTAGACAACAACAAGGAGTAAAAAGATGATGCGGCCCAGAGGTGAGTAAACAGATCCTGGATCCAGACTGCATGGGTCCAAAACTGGGCTCTGTTCGTAGCTGAGTGATTTTGAGCAGTTTACttaccctctctgtgcctcagtttccatacGTCTAAAGTGAAATGATACAAAGAGCACCTATTTTTCACCTCCTAGGGTTGTTGGCAGGatgaaagaattttatatatgtaaaataactaGTGCTTGCCACAAAATAACCACAACATGTATTTATTGTCAGTAGTATTCTTTTGCAGACTATAAAATAGAAATCCTTCCTGGGATAAGGGCCATGGCCTGCCTATCATTGCGCTTACATCTGTGATCAGAAATGCAAGCATAAAGAGAAATCCCCACATCTTCTGGGCCATCAAGCACCTCCCTGCAGTAAACTGTCCCCCTGACACTGATGAGGATATTACAAGTGCTGGTGCAAGTGGGACGATGACCCCTCAGCTTCACTAGAGACTGAACTGAGTacctgaatatatacatatacagcaCAGTGAGTCTCAAAACTTCTGGATCCGGGCCCAGGAAGCTAACAGAAATGGAAGTCTCCATTCCATCACTAAGGGCAATAGAAATAATTGAGACCAGAAGTGAGAGGTCTGGAAAGACACAGGCTCTTTTGAAGGACAGGATTAATCCTAGGTCTTCTGACCACCAATGTGTCCCCTCTACCCTCCAATGGAATTCTGAGGACAGAGCCCTTGGAGAGTTCCAGAATCCAGAACTGTTCTAACCAGCCCTCTGTGCTGTGACAACACACAGCTCAGTAGTAGACCTTGTCTGGAGTCCAGGTGCAAGGCCCCAGCATCAGATCTATCCCCCACTCCCAGTTCAGGAACTGTCCTGAGAGACAGCTCCATCAACTGACCCCTCCCTCTGCATCTCACTAGTCGCATCAGCCCAGCTGGACCTTGATGACCTGTCATACTTCACTCTCTCACCCTCCCTCTGGCTCTGACCTCTTACCTACTCCAGCTTCACAATGCTCACCTACCTATAGGTTCCCAGTCCTGGACAGGCTTAGGCAGAGGCACGAGGGTGAATGAATCACATACATATTGCCCATGATGCAGGatggtaaagaaaatgaaacatcttGCTGTGTGACATTCAGCAAGTCACTTCTCCTTTCTAGGCCTCAGTGTATTCATTAGTGGGAAACAAAAATGATTGGACCAGATAGACGCTAAGGTCCCTTAGCCActtaaagttctatttttttttaattgaaatagttgatttacaatgttgtgttagtttcaggtatacagcaaagtgattcagtatatatatagatagagagatagatattatttttcagattcttttacattttaggttattataggTTAtctaatatagttccctgtgctatatacagtaggatctgttgtttattttatatatagtagtttgaatCTCTTAAACCTGagctcctaacttatccctcccccTGATCTTTCCCCTTTGGCTAActgcaagtttgttttctaactcTGTGAGtctaattctgttttgtaaataagtttattaggATCACTCTTTTAGACtctacatataagtggtatcatatttgtctttctctgtcttacttcgcttagta carries:
- the LOC110147082 gene encoding keratin, type II cuticular Hb1: MTCGSGFRGRAFSCVSACGPRPGRCCITAAPYRGISCYRGLTGGFGSRSVCGGFRTGSFGRSFGYRSGGVGGLSPPCITTVSVNESLLTPLNLEIDPNAQCVKQEEKEQIKCLNNRFAAFIDKVRFLEQQNKLLETKLQFYQNRQCCESNLEPLFNGYIETLRREAECAEADSGRLSSELNSLQEVLEGYKKRYEEEVALRATAENEFVALKKDVDCAYLRKSDLEANVEALIQETDFLRRLYEEEIRVLQAHISDTSVIVKMDNSRDLNMDNIVAEIKAQYDDIASRSRAEAESWYRSKCEEIKATVIRHGETLRRTKEEINELNRVIQRLTAEVENAKCQNSKLEAAVTQAEQQGEAALTDAKCKLAGLEEALQKAKQDMACLLKEYQEVMNSKLGLDIEIATYRRLLEGEEQRLCEGVGSVNVCVSSSRGGVVCGDLCVSGSRPVTGSVCSAPCSGNLAVSTGLCAPCGPCNSITSCGLGAGGVGSCGISSCGVGSCGSVCRKC